Genomic DNA from Bacteroides zhangwenhongii:
CCAACTGTTCACTAGGCTTTAAAATAATATTGGACAGCAAGTTATTGAATTCAACTTTCACACTACCTTCCAGCAAGGTAGCAATCAGTTCGCTATTTTCCGGATAAGCATTTACATTAAATTCAGTACCTAAAGCAGTAACTTGATAATCATTGGCTTTGACAACAAAAGGATGTTTCTTATCCGGATGTACTTTAAAATTAGCTTCTCCAATCAAATACACGCTTCGCGTCTTTCCATCAAACCGCTCCGGATATAACAGCGTGCTTTTGGAATTCAGCATAACGCGGGTGCCGTCCGGCAAAGTGAGTTCATGAATCTCCGCTGTCGGTATATAACATTCTACCAGGTCTTTTTCCAAATGCTCTCTCCCTAACATCAAATAGACCGATACGGATGAAATAGCAAATAAGAGAATAGCTGCAACTCTCCATATAAGCAACTGATAATTACCAGTTGATTTAACAGGCTGAATTCCTACACTCTGCTGTATCCGCCGGATTGACTGTTGCATTCCGTCCGGCATTTCCTTCTCATCAACTTGTTCCCAAAGCACACGAAGCGCTTCTCGCTTTTCGGCAGCATACTCTTCGTCGGCCAGCCATTGTTGCACTTTCTTTCGTGTAACGGCTGAATAATCGTTATGCCCGAATAGTTCTACAAGTTGTTGAACATAATTTTTCATGAATCTTCTTCTTTCTTTTTTTGGCTTTATACACTAAATACAACCGCCTCGCAAATACTACTTAAAAATATTTGAGAAAAAGATAAATAAGAGCAGAATTTTCTTCAAATCTATTAAAGCTAAATATACTTGATGTTCTATTGTACGAATGGAAACTTCCAATTTGTCGGCTATTTCTTTATGGCTCAACCCTCTAAAACGACTAAGTTCAAATATCATCCTCCGACGCTTCGGCATCTTCTCTAAAGTGAGCTGAACAATCATAAGCATCTCTTTATAATAGACATTATTCAAGACTTCCTCTTTCTCCGTCAACTCATAAAGAAGAGTCTTTTCCATGATTTCCTCCTGATAATCCTGCTCTACCTGCTGATGCTTAAAGATATTCAGAACAATATTCCTAGTCATTATGAAGATATAGTTATCCAGCTCCTTGTCATTGTCCAACCACAATTCCGGCTGTAACCAGAGTTTACAGAAAACATCTTGTGCCACATCCTCTGCTTCAGCTTCCGACTTAAGCAGCATTTGGGCAAAGTTCTTTACTTTAGGGAAGTTAGCAATAAAGAACCTCTGAAACTTTAATTCAATCTGCTTATCGTTATTTTCCATATCTCTAGTATTTTTTCAGCGTTAACGGTAAAGTCAAATTAGCCGTACATAGTACACCCATAAAAACAAAAAAGGCTTCATGAATCTATATTCATAAAGCCTTTCAAAAAAAGAATACTCGTACTCGAAGCGGGACTTGAACCCGCACAGCCGCAATGGCCAAGGGATTTTAAGTCCCTCGTGTCTACCGATTCCACCATTCGAGCATCCTTTCAAAGAAGAGCGGAAAACGAGACTCGAACTCGCGACCCTAACCTTGGCAAGGTTATGCTCTACCAACTGAGCTATTTCCGCATTTTTTCAACGGGTGCAAAGATAAGTAGTTTACTTGTTTCTGCCAAATCTTTTCGGAGGAAAGTTTTAAAAAACTATCCTCCGAAAGTTCATTTTATCTTCCAAGCAGCGCTTTCTCTGCTCTATCCATCCCGCAAAAGTTGAATCCATCGACCACTTGCTGCATCAATGCAGAGATCTCTGTATTGCACAAATTGCCTATACTTCCTTCATGTGTATGATGTACTTCCTTACTATGCGAGAATTTACCTGCTTCAATATCCAGACCGACCTTTTTGTATGCATCGCGGAAAGGCATACCTTCGCGTGCCAAACGGTTCACTTCTTCCACACTGAAAATGAGCAGATATTTGTCATCATCCAAGATATGTTCATTTACCTTAATCTCGTTCATGATGTAAGTTGTCATCTGCAAACAGTCTTTCAATTCCTGGAAAGCCGGAAGAAAGACCTCTTTTATAATCTGCAAGTCACGGAAATAACCGGAAGGCAGATTGTTGGCAATCATCATGATTTGTTGGGGAAGCGATTGCAACTTATTACATTTGGCACGTGTCAATTCAAACACGTCCGGATTCTTCTTATGAGGCATAATGCTGGAACCCGTAGTACAATCATCGGGCAACTTCACAAATCCGAAGTTCTGGCTGTTGAACATACAAGCGTCAAAAGCTAATTTGGAGATTGTTCCGGCAATCGTGGCCAACGCAAACGCAACATTACGTTCCATCTTGCCACGTCCCATCTGGGCATATACCACATTATAATTCATAGAGTCGAAACCGAGCAACTCGGTTGTCATCGTCCGGTTCAACGGGAACGAAGAACCATATCCGGCAGCAGAACCTAACGGATTACGGTTGCACATCTTAAATGCAGCCTGCAGAAACAGCATATCATCCACCAGGCTTTCAGCGTAAGCACCGAACCATAGTCCGAAAGAAGAGGGCATGGCAATCTGCAGATGTGTATATCCCGGCATTAAAACATTTTTATAACGTTCGCTCTGGCGAATCAATACATGGAAAAGTTGTTCTACCGCTTCGGCTATTTCTCTGATTTGCGTGCGGGTAAAAAGTTTAAGATCCAACAGCACCTGGTCGTTACGCGAACGGCCGCTATGAATTTTCTTTCCTATATCTCCCAGACGGCGAGTCAGCATCAACTCCACCTGCGAATGTACGTCTTCCACACCGTCTTCTATCACGAATTCACCTTTCTCCGCTGAAGCATAAATATTTTTCAGTTCAGCCAGCAACTGCTCCAGTTCTTCTTTCGTCAGCAAACCGATACTTTCGAGCATTGTGATGTGCGCCATAGAGCCGAGCACATCATGCTTGGCCAGATAAAGATCCATTTCACGATCGCGTCCCACCGTAAAGCGTTCGATATCCTTATTTACCTGCACGGATTTCTCCCAAAGTTTCTGTGCCATACCAATTAATACTTGAATTAATAATTTATAATCGACAGCATTTCAACCATCTTCTCCAAACCTTCCTGGAGGGGCTTCTGCACCATCGCTTTCATAAACGGATTGATATCCATCCCGATAGTAACCTTTATTTTGCATTCTTCCTCACCGGCCGCCACTAATTGAATCCACATATTAAAAGGAAGCGGTGAGTTGGTTGTCTCCAACTTCACACATTTAGAAGGTTCACGTTCAACGATTTGCAGTGTCAGCTTTCCAACAGGAGAAACACTAAAACTCAATGTATCCGAATCAAAACTCAAATCCTGCACCTTATCTTGCGGCAAACGGTCTTTAATGGCTTCCAGATTACTCAAATCCGAAAGCTTGTTATACACCCGTTCCTGACTGTAAGGTATCACCTTGACACTACTCTCAAATTTAGTCATAATATTCTATTTGTATAAAAACAAAAAAAGAACCATCCGGGCAAATATTGTCCGAAGAGTTCTTTTACTGACATATATTTAACCAAAAAAGTCTTATTTACCAGCATCCCAATGAGCAGGGTCTTTACGCCATTCGTTCAGTGTCTGGATATCTTCTTTTTCAATGTAACCTGTACGAAGAGCAACATCAAGCACAGCCTCATAGTTGGTCAATGTCACCAAGGTCACTTTAGCGTTCTTAAATGCTTCTTCAGCAACCGGGAAGCCATACGTATAAGCCGCAACCATACCAATTACTTCACAGCCATCGCGACGAATCGCCTCTACAGCCTTCAAACTACTGCCGCCGGTAGATATCAAATCTTCTATTACTACTACTTTCATACCCGGACGAAGTTCACCTTCGATCAGGTTCTCCAATCCATGGTCTTTCGGGGTAGAACGAACATATACGAACGGTAAATTCAATGCATCAGCAACCAAAGCTCCTTGAGGAATAGCACCAGTCGCCACACCTGCAATCGCATCCACCTGTCCGAATCGTTCCAATATCAGACGTGTAATTTCAATCTTCACAAAATTACGAAGAGAAGGATAGGACAGAGTTTTACGGTTGTCACAGTAAAAGGGGGATTTCCATCCAGAAGCCCAAGTGAAAGGGTTAGCAGGTTGAAGTTTAATAGCCTTAATCTTCAACAGTTTCTCCGCAAATAGTCTCTCTAAGTTTTTCATAACTAAACTAACTATTAATTATTTGCCGCAAAAGTACAGAAATAGAACGAGAATAAAAAGAAGAATCCGTTTATTTTTTCACTCCACCTGTTCCTCTTCATCGGGAACATCGATACAACGCCTGATATCTTTCAGTTCAAACCCACGACTCATAGCGAACCGCATCAGCTTTCCATTCAGTTCATATTCATCCTGCGCATGGACACTTTTTTTCTTGGAGGCCAGCAGTCCACGAAGGACAGCAAGATATTCCTCCTCATCAATCTCATTCAGATAACGCCATGCTACGTCGGATGGAATCTTCTTCATATAAAGTCCTTGCGCTATTTTCATCTTCCCCCACTTGGCGAAACGGAATTTATCATTCACAAAAGCCCTGCAGAAACGTTCGTCATCAATGAACTTTTCCGATTCCAGCCGGTCAAGAATACGCGCTATGGTATCATAGGCTATCCCCCAACGTTGTAACTTCTCATTTATTTCTGCCCGGCAATGCTCGGCAGTAGAGCAATAGGAGGCTACACGACTTAAAGCCTCTTCGTCTGTTAATTGTGCACTCATCGGTTAGCTGTAACTATTCTATCTT
This window encodes:
- a CDS encoding FecR family protein, with amino-acid sequence MKNYVQQLVELFGHNDYSAVTRKKVQQWLADEEYAAEKREALRVLWEQVDEKEMPDGMQQSIRRIQQSVGIQPVKSTGNYQLLIWRVAAILLFAISSVSVYLMLGREHLEKDLVECYIPTAEIHELTLPDGTRVMLNSKSTLLYPERFDGKTRSVYLIGEANFKVHPDKKHPFVVKANDYQVTALGTEFNVNAYPENSELIATLLEGSVKVEFNNLLSNIILKPSEQLVYDKHTKAHNLRMPEIDDVTAWQRGELVFSNMHLEDIFTSLERKFPYAFVYSLHSLKKNTYSFRFSKQANLEEVMRIISQVVGNVNYVIKGNKCYVTSKE
- a CDS encoding RNA polymerase sigma-70 factor codes for the protein MENNDKQIELKFQRFFIANFPKVKNFAQMLLKSEAEAEDVAQDVFCKLWLQPELWLDNDKELDNYIFIMTRNIVLNIFKHQQVEQDYQEEIMEKTLLYELTEKEEVLNNVYYKEMLMIVQLTLEKMPKRRRMIFELSRFRGLSHKEIADKLEVSIRTIEHQVYLALIDLKKILLLFIFFSNIFK
- the argH gene encoding argininosuccinate lyase; this translates as MAQKLWEKSVQVNKDIERFTVGRDREMDLYLAKHDVLGSMAHITMLESIGLLTKEELEQLLAELKNIYASAEKGEFVIEDGVEDVHSQVELMLTRRLGDIGKKIHSGRSRNDQVLLDLKLFTRTQIREIAEAVEQLFHVLIRQSERYKNVLMPGYTHLQIAMPSSFGLWFGAYAESLVDDMLFLQAAFKMCNRNPLGSAAGYGSSFPLNRTMTTELLGFDSMNYNVVYAQMGRGKMERNVAFALATIAGTISKLAFDACMFNSQNFGFVKLPDDCTTGSSIMPHKKNPDVFELTRAKCNKLQSLPQQIMMIANNLPSGYFRDLQIIKEVFLPAFQELKDCLQMTTYIMNEIKVNEHILDDDKYLLIFSVEEVNRLAREGMPFRDAYKKVGLDIEAGKFSHSKEVHHTHEGSIGNLCNTEISALMQQVVDGFNFCGMDRAEKALLGR
- a CDS encoding SRPBCC family protein, with translation MTKFESSVKVIPYSQERVYNKLSDLSNLEAIKDRLPQDKVQDLSFDSDTLSFSVSPVGKLTLQIVEREPSKCVKLETTNSPLPFNMWIQLVAAGEEECKIKVTIGMDINPFMKAMVQKPLQEGLEKMVEMLSIINY
- the pyrE gene encoding orotate phosphoribosyltransferase, giving the protein MKNLERLFAEKLLKIKAIKLQPANPFTWASGWKSPFYCDNRKTLSYPSLRNFVKIEITRLILERFGQVDAIAGVATGAIPQGALVADALNLPFVYVRSTPKDHGLENLIEGELRPGMKVVVIEDLISTGGSSLKAVEAIRRDGCEVIGMVAAYTYGFPVAEEAFKNAKVTLVTLTNYEAVLDVALRTGYIEKEDIQTLNEWRKDPAHWDAGK
- a CDS encoding regulatory protein RecX, encoding MSAQLTDEEALSRVASYCSTAEHCRAEINEKLQRWGIAYDTIARILDRLESEKFIDDERFCRAFVNDKFRFAKWGKMKIAQGLYMKKIPSDVAWRYLNEIDEEEYLAVLRGLLASKKKSVHAQDEYELNGKLMRFAMSRGFELKDIRRCIDVPDEEEQVE